A genomic segment from Capra hircus breed San Clemente chromosome 15, ASM170441v1, whole genome shotgun sequence encodes:
- the LOC102174955 gene encoding olfactory receptor 5B12-like translates to MIPAENSTVVTEFALAGITDDPQLQIPLFLVFTLIYLLTLVGNLGVITLILLDSRLHTPMYVFLSHLSLMDFGYSTAVTPKVMAGFLVGDEAISYKACVAQLYCFAVFLIVETFLLASMAYDRHAAVCKPLHYTNIMTPRMCAWMVVGCYVFGFLEASVHTWNAFSLPFCRSNVVDHFFCDATPLLALSCSDSSRSEMVFFILAGFNIIFTVMVILVSYLFIFVTILRVRSSEGHQKAFSTCTSHLTSISIFYGTGAFMYQQPGSRHSRSTDKIASVFYAIVIPMLNPLIYSLRNKEVKNALKKAVGKAKSSLRYIF, encoded by the coding sequence ATGATCCCCGCGGAGAACAGCACAGTTGTGACTGAGTTCGCTCTTGCCGGGATAACTGATGACCCACAGCTGCAGATCCCGCTCTTTCTGGTGTTCACGCTCATCTACCTCCTCACTCTGGTTGGGAACCTGGGGGTGATCACGCTGATCCTGCTGGACTCTCGTCTCCACACTCCCATGTACGTCTTCCTCAGCCACCTCTCCCTGATGGACTTTGGTTACTCCACGGCCGTCACTCCCAAAGTGATGGCTGGCTTCCTCGTGGGAGACGAGGCCATTTCCTACAAAGCTTGTGTTGCTCAGTTATATTGTTTTGCTGTCTTTCTGATTGTAGAAACTTTTCTCTTGGCCTCAATGGCCTATGACCGTCATGCCGCAGTGTGCAAGCCACTCCATTACACCAATATCATGACACCAAGGATGTGTGCCTGGATGGTCGTAGGATGCTATGTCTTTGGTTTTCTGGAGGCCTCTGTTCACACTTGGAATGCATTCAGTCTCCCTTTCTGCAGATCCAATGTGGTTGATCACTTCTTTTGTGATGCTACGCCTCTCCTGGCTCTCTCATGCTCAGACAGCAGCAGAAGTGAGATGGTGTTTTTTATTTTGGCAGGCTTCAATATCATCTTTACCGTTATGGTCATCCTGGTCTCCTATCTGTTTATCTTTGTCACCATTCTGAGGGTGCGCTCATCTGAAGGACATCAGAAGGCCTTTTCCACCTGTACTTCCCACCTCACTTCCATCTCCATCTTCTATGGGACAGGCGCCTTCATGTACCAACAGCCCGGCTCCCGCCATTCCAGGAGCACAGACAAAATAGCGTCTGTATTCTACGCCATAGTCATCCCCATGCTGAATCCGCTGATCTATAGCCTGAGGAACAAAGAGGTCAAGAACGCCTTAAAAAAGGCTGTGGGGAAAGCAAAGTCTTCTCTaagatacatattttaa